In the Ipomoea triloba cultivar NCNSP0323 chromosome 6, ASM357664v1 genome, one interval contains:
- the LOC116023565 gene encoding uncharacterized protein LOC116023565, producing MQTPRFDMLNDATVSGLLDEQGNWDEEILHDLFEPVDIRRILATPVSLQFKDTWRWVGDLRGMYSVKNGYQLLTSQSMAVELNVAFSAWDRLWKLPVSPKVKNLLWRCARNIVPVRDVLKQKHVYIGGGCPLCANAVETVEHLFCMCEVASQVWGVRNDRVWKNVITRIENISLQIQSLQLNWMESFLNPNVNEPVNIPIVWFPPPQGFLKCNVDAAIFDDGAGYGAVLRDHQGRFVAARCDRLTSIRDPFLAEALAVKEALS from the exons ATGCAAACACCTAGGTTTGATATGCTAAATGATGCCACTGTTTCTGGATTATTAGATGAGCAAGGTAATTGGGATGAGGAGATCCTGCATGATTTATTTGAGCCTGTTGATATAAGACGAATCCTTGCAACTCCAGTATCACTCCAATTTAAGGATACTTGGCGTTGGGTTGGGGACTTAAGAGGTATGTACTCGGTCAAAAATGGATATCAACTTCTTACTTCTCAATCCATGGCTGTCGAGTTGAATGTCGCTTTCTCTGCATGGGATAGGTTATGGAAGCTTCCAGTTTCTCCTAAAGTTAAAAATCTACTATGGAGGTGTGCTCGTAACATTGTTCCGGTTCGTGATGTTCTTAAGCAAAAGCATGTGTACATTGGTGGTGGTTGTCCTTTATGTGCTAACGCGGTTGAGACAGTTGAGCATTTATTCTGCATGTGCGAAGTTGCTAGTCAAGTTTGGGGGG TACGTAATGATAGGGTCTGGAAGAATGTTATTACTAGAATTGAGAATATTAGTTTGCAGATCCAGAGCTTACAACTCAACTGGATGGAATCATTTTTAAATCCCAATGTCAATGAACCTGTTAATATCCCCATTGTTTGGTTCCCCCCTCCTCAAGGATTTTTGAAGTGTAATGTTGATGCAGCGATATTTGATGATGGGGCAGGTTATGGTGCGGTTCTTCGTGATCATCAAGGAAGGTTTGTGGCAGCCAGGTGTGATCGTTTAACATCGATTCGAGATCCTTTTTTGGCTGAAGCGCTAGCAGTTAAAGAAGCATTGTCTTAG